The Amblyraja radiata isolate CabotCenter1 chromosome 29, sAmbRad1.1.pri, whole genome shotgun sequence genomic interval actgactgacagtctgaagaaggatctcgaccccaaatcatcacccattccttctctccagagatgctgcctgtcctgctgagttactcctgtattttgtgtctatcttcagtttaaaccagcacctgcagttccttcctacacatataattatgaagatagacacaaaaagctggagtaactcagcgggtcaggcagcatctctggagaaaaggaatgggtgacgtttcgggtcgagaccctttttcagacatacTTCAATGTACTAATGTTCATAAGACAgaagagcagaattagcccattcagtctactccgccatttaatcatagccgatctatctttcccactcaaccccattctcctgccttctccccataaccctcgacacccttgTGGAGACAGATTCAATTGCAGCATTTGAAAAGGAGCTGGATGtgaatctccgtcttaaaaatatccattgactttgcctcctctGCCATCTgtcgcaatgaatttcacagaattccacagatttcccaccctctggctaaagaaattcctcttaatctcttttctaaatgtacgtccttttattctgaggcttgggCCTCTGGATTCTCCAACTAGTGGCCAGAAATCTATTGATCCCTGACTTGAACACACTTGAACGGCGAGTTATAATCTGGAACTTTCTGCCTCAAAGGCTGTTGGCAATATATTCAACATGACTTTCAAAGACAGACTtgtggaggcacagtggcacatctaGTAGAGCTGTTGCTTCACAGTGCTggcgaaccgggtttgatcctgacctgtgTGCACGtcccccctgtgaccatgtaggtttcctccggctgcttggcttctttccacatcccaaagacgtgcggatatgcaggttaattggcctctgtaaataaaatatacagaaacatataaaattcataagggattggacaggctagatgcaggaaaaatgttccctatgttgggggggagtccagaaccaggggtcacagtttaagaatgaggggtaggccatttaggtctgagatgaggaaaaaccttttcagccagagagttgtgaatctgcggaattctctgctacagaaggcagtggaggccatgatcatattgaatggcggtgctggctcgaagggccgaatgtctggctcctgcacctattttctatgtttcttatgtaAACTTCCCGTTGGgtacagggagtggatgtaaaagtgggatatcatcgaactagtgtgaacggttgacgaatggtcggcacggactcggtggggccgaagggcttgtttccaaactgtatctttcaatcaatcaatcattagtAACGGAAGGCGTAACATTTAGACAATAGAGTAGGCCATTGtgattcaccgccattcaatatgctcatggccgatcatccccaatcagtaccccggtcctgccttctccccatatcccctgactccactatttttaagagccctatctaactctctcttgaaagtatccagagaacctgcctccaccgccctctgaggcagagaattccacaaactcacaactctctgtgagaaaaagtgtttcctcatctccgttctaaatggcttaccccttatttttaaactgtggcccctggttctgaactcccccaacatcgggaacatgtttcctgcctctagcgtgtccaaacccttgataatcttatcttatatgtttcaatggtaTATATTTACAGGGTTCTGGATGAAGAGGGAATGGATCAAGTGAATAGCTCTTTCAAAAAGCCAGCACAAATTTGACAGACCAAAAGGCCTTATTTTGTACTGTGAAAATCAGTTCTTTCCAAGTGCATCTTAAaaataatttcctttcttttggTTACAGAATGCAAGTGGCCTGAATGTTTTGGTGCGGAGCCTGTACGCCCTGCAAGAGGAGCGTGTTGAAGCTTATAGGCTGTTTGATCTGTGAGTAAATATTCCCACCTTACCAACATATTCAGTATCACTTTCCATAGTTTTTCCAAATTGTTTGAAAATAATATTgctcaccactctacactgcgcacctgtggttgaACTATGGGAAGACAAGTTTGCACAGACTGAAGGTGTCATATAATGATGCATGAGAACACTGCGAAGGAATCCTAGATGGTGTGGTGCTAGTAACatatttgtggctgcaggagtcagtacattagaagctatcctaagaaatcatatgtattcattcatttgcaggataaatgactctaaaaatgtaattattgtggccttgtcaaacataaggtttggcactacacgctacgaatcccagttgtggagacactgttatcgttgtctcgttgtaggacattaatCATTCTTTTATACTGGAttctaattcatgtattgtgttttttttttaatatataatttatgatgctttttcaagtgatatactaagattttatatgatatttttaaatatgcaatgcatttttatgtagtgttgtcccttgtcttgaccttgagtccgaaatgaAAATAAAGTAGTATTGAATACAAATCCCCCTCAATGTCCATATTTATTGTTACATGGACTTCACCGTGTCTCCCTCAGATATATCTCTTGGCTCCAAGCAATGCAAACTTACTTTAATAGACTGgtgataaatacaaaatgctggagtaactcagcgggtcaggcagcatctctggagaaaaggaataggtgactcttcgggtcgagacccttcttcagactgagagtcgggggagagggaatctagaggtACCGAAAGGTTCAGaataaatcagagccagcaccgatgatcaaggaaaagtggagcccacaatgggtcCATTGCTGGCTGCGGGAGagttgataacgaagggatatatggatgcaaacagtgaaactagcaggacaactggggtgggggagggacagagagggaatgcaggggttacttgaaattagagaaatcaatattcataacgctGCCCAATCTTCTTTTCCTaaagtttcttttttttcccccagagccTCTATCCCATCAGATTTGTCTAGAGATTATAAATTATTTCATGATTCGTACAGTTTCGATTGCCAGTGTCTGCTGCATTTTACTTATTAAACCCTCTCAATTCCATGCCCACTGGCTCACATTCCAAATTAATGAAACTGGTTTGTATGTGGACGTTAAACAAGTTGATACAACTGCAGCACTGCAAGCTTTCCTGCAGTAATTACATTGACAGGAGCATAACTTGCTTGACATGTTGCAAGACGCAGCAGAAATCACTTTTGGCTCCCGTTCAATCCAAAATCATTCCATTTGGTTTATACAATGTTTTTGCATTGTACTATTACGATGATTTTTTTCTTCCATTTTTTTCTTGTTCTCAACTCACTTATTTGATCTGAATATTTAAGGAAGAACAGCAGATCCTGGAAAAAtcgaagtagacaaaaatgctggagaaactcagcgggtgaggcagcatctatggagagacgtttcgggtcgagacccttcttcagacttctgaagaagtcacctcttccttcgctccatagatgctgcctcactcgctgagtttctccagcacttttgtcgaccttcCACCTTAAAACATGTCCATTGgcatgacctccacagccttctgtggcaatgaattccacagactcacctccCTCACGAGATAAGGGGGTattgtttgaaaaaaaaaatccataggCACCTTTGATCAATATAAATGATTGGTTCTCGTTTCCAGAGGACACCAGGCGTACCTGCGCTCAGCTCCTAATTACGACTTCATCAGGTACCGGCAGCTCGTGCACGAAATCACACAGGCGTTTAACCGCATCTCAAAGGAAGTGATTCAACTCGGGGATCGCTTCCACGAGGAGTTGGACCGGCCAGATCTCTCAAAGCACATagagagaatgcaggaacgggagcAGGAGAAACTGGTGCTGGTACGTTACCGGGGATGCCGCGAAGGTAATGGCGGTACTGGGGTGCGGCGGCGGGACACCGTGGCAGAGTGTGGTGATCGGGGGAACGGACACGGCGGAGAATGTAAAGGGGCCATTGTTTGTTAGTGGTTGGAGACAAGGGTaaacaagacaatagacaataggtgcaggagtaggccattcggcccttcaagccagcatcgccattcaatctgatgatggctgatcatccccaatcagtatcctgttcctgccttctccccatatcccctgactccgctatttttaagagccctatctagctctctcttgaaagcatccagagaacctgcctccgccgcctctgaggcagagaattccacagactcacaactctctgtgtgaaaaagtgtttcctcatctccgttccaaatggcttactccttattcttaaactgtggcccctggttctggattcccccaaacatcgggaacatgtttcctgcttccagcgtgtccaaacccttaataatcttacatgtttcaataagataacctctcatccttctaaactccagagtgtacaagcccagccactccattctctcagcaaatgacagtcccgccatcccgggaattaaggaCAAATTGTATCCAGTAGGAGGAGGTCCAATCACCAGAGGTCACAGTGTTAAAGTGATTAGCAAACGAACCAGATGGAAGATGAGGATTTTATTATAATGCCATGAGATCTGCTTGGAAGAGAAGTAGAAGCGGTaggagaaactaggaactgcagatgctggtttagaccaaggatagacacaaagtgctggagtaactcagcaggtcaggcagcatcgctggtgaaaaaggatgagtgacatttttgtgtggggacccttctccagacacgtttcgggtctgaaggcaaggcaaggcaagtttatttgtataccacctttcaacaacaaggtaattcaaagtgctttacatgaaacattaaaagcattggaaagaaacacatataaaatgacatttagatgtaaaacgattattagattattcagataaaataattacaaaattagaagcaatcaaataaaatataaaaaatagaataaaaccaggaatagaagttacagtgcagtataggtaattaataaattgtattgtttactgaaaggcagcggcaaacagaaaagtcttcagtctagatttaaaagagctgagagttgcagcagacctgcagttttctgggagtttgttccagatatgtggtgcataaaaactaaatgctgcctctccatgtttagttctgactctggggacacagagcagacctgtcccagacgatctgagaggtctgggtggttcatagctaagcagaagatcagaaatgtattttggccctaaaccattcagtgctttgtaagccaacagtagtattttgaaatcaattctttgacagacaggaagccagtgtaaagacctgaagaagggtctcgacccaaaacgtcacccatcctttttctccagagatgctgcctgacctgctgagttaatccagcactttgtgactatctgaaaGCAATGGGAACTTTGAAAAATGAAATGGATAAATATTCGCAGATATTTGCATAACTTGCAGATCAACGGTGAATAAACAGGTGAGTCAGATTAATTTGTTGGCACTTACAAAGATCCACCCTGTCATACATTGTCTTCTCCTGCATCTATCTAACCTGCCAAATGTGGGTGGATAGGCTGCTGAGTATGATACTGAGCTGTGGCTCTGGGGGATCATAAGACATGGGTGCGGAATTAAGCCAGTTGGCCCATCGAGCTACCTTACTGGCCCCATTCACGTTCCATTCTGATCGAGTAGACATTGGCAAAATATGAAATCATCTCTCCCCGCTTGTAAGATTCATTGAGCGATCCATAGATTCACTTTACCCCATCAAATTCCATCATGGTTCAAGATCTTCACgtcacattacatcccaactgttGCTTTCCTAGAAAGGTGAGCCCTGCCTTTCACAATCGCAATCGTGTCATTCTGATTCAATACAGTTGAGAGAACAAAGTTGCTCGGggccacacagtggcgcagcagtagagttgctgccttacagcaccagagacccaggttcgatcctgacagcggacgctgtctgtacggagtttgtacgttccccctgtgaccgcgtgggttttctccgggtgccctggttggtttccacccacactccaaagacgtgcaggtttgcagattaaattggctttggtaaaattgtaaattgtccctggtgtgtaggatagtgctagtgtacggggtgatcgctggtcggtgtggtcccggtgggccaaagggcccgtttcggcacgtatatctctaaagtaaaaaggTAATGCATCAAATATCCTGTGGTTGGGCCAGCGTGGTTTAGAGGGTAAAACTCCCAAGAGTTGTAAGATATTGATGACGTTTCTATTCTCGTTCTTCAGACGGCTCAACTGCAACTTGCCAAGCAGAATGCGCTGGACTATCCGGGGAACGAAACTCACCAGGATGAGGCTCGGGAACTGAAGCACAGGTGGGAACATGGCATCATACCTCTACTCCCAGCTTGACTGCCTTGTGCACTCATGACCAGGTCCTAGTCTTGCTTGTTCCTCGACCCACCAGGCCACCCTCTGATCCAACGTTTGGGGCAGTGAGAACCTTGAGCTCTTGAAGCTCAGATTTTAATCAAAATATTGTCTTCTGAAGCTTAGTCTGACCCACAAAGACGCGATTCCAATTGTGAAAGATTGTGCCAGTTAGGCTCGGACTCTCTGGGAAAGCAAAGGTTGCGGTCTGATCTGATGTGGAGATCTTGCATCATGATGGAGTTTGATTGGGGCAAAGTTAACGGCACTCGTTGAAATCAGGCCCCTGACTTTAAATACAAAGCAGTCGCTCAGAAATCCAGTTGAGATTTAAGGAGAAGCCTTTCCCGAGAGATTGGTGAGAATGTGAAACACTCTCCCGCCTGGAACAGTTGGTACCAGCAGCACAAATGCGGTTGAAAGGAAGCTactgtgaagatgtggattacaaacatgtccgagacactacatttggaaaatattagacttgtcttggcagaaaaaccagatcaatttttcaagacatgggcaccctttaccgaattcttccaaggatagtatggtgcaacacaactttggatttaaatccgattctgggttgggttgggttaggTGGgctgggggtgggcggggggggcaggtatatctccactttctttttttctttttttctcttatatctttattcacGCTTTGGCCACACTACGTTGGTAGTCTATGGGTCTTATCTTTTCACTTCTCACATTTCCCCCTCTCTTGTTcattctctcttcttttctctcattttcaggttaaaaggttaaaattgaagctgtacaataattgtataattttagatgctttatgttttattcttgtaaattattgcttctaatttaaaaaaactgttagtgattcccagagtaaatacaaaacatgggaaagcaggatttagttactatgcaacaaatagctggaataaacttcctgaagatttaagatttgcctcaactttgaccacttttaaaacaagactgaaaacttttatgtttactttagctttcagctaaatcttaactacattgcacttttaacttttgcacttttataatgcatttttattttattttaattcttctattttatttcattttattatttcattttattgtatgacatgtttttatgtgaagcactttgagtctgcttcgtgtatgaaatgtgctatataaataaagttgccttgccttgccttttaagattaaaattctaTGATACACCTATGACCAGCTGATGGGAGTTAAGGTGCTACTCCATTAACTGTAGCTCTGTATTGCTGCACTCCCTGTCCTTTCGCCAATACCCTGGTCCAGACAGAGAAGTCATCCTGGGATcgtaagatagactcaaaaagctggagtaactcagtaggtcagacagcatctctggagagaaggaataggtgacatttcaggtcgaggcccttcgtcaTCCTGGGATCCTTCTCCTAACTTGCTGTTGAACAAGGACTGAATGGACAAATCGGCATCTCATTTATAGTTTTAACTAACTCCGACAGGCAAATTCAGAATCTTCACAATTCACATTGTCACCAGTGATGTCTCTCAGAGTGATATAGAGAATTTTCTATCTCTCTATCTTGTCCCCTGCTATGTTAAGTGCTCTTGATTCTAATTGTTGTGGGTACCCTCTGGACTGAGATTGGTTAGGGAGAGGGTACATGGTGATGGTACTGGTTGTGGTGTTCCTCTTCCGTCCACCATCAATTATCCTGGAAACCATCTCTCCTCCTTGCCACAAGGCGTGTGGGTACAATTGACTTTGGCTGAAAAGCACTGCCCTTCCGTTAGCTTGCCTCTGCACACCGACTAGGCGTGTCACGTACTGTTGCGGTGACAAGATTTGAGAGAGAAGCCTGTACAAGCTGCAGCCAGAGTGGTCACGCCACAGGTCAGAGAAGTTGGGCTGGCACAGAGGCGTAATTGGGcaggcacgatggcgcagtgctcgagttgctgccttgcagcgctggagtccagggtttgatcccgaccatgggtgctgtctgctcgtacgttctccctgcgaccacgttagTTTTCTcccgttgctccggtttcctcccacactccaaagaaatgcaggtttgtagactaattggcatcggtaaaatattgtaaattgtccctagtgtgtgggatcgtgTTAGTGTTTGGGACGATTACTGgttgtcgtggactcggtgggcctctaatatccgcactctatctctaaagtctgaattgcccgcactgtacctctagaaTCTCAAGTGTGAAAGCACGACAAGCGTAAAAGTATTTGTGGTAAATCAATTCTCACCAAATCTGATTTTACTAAACATTTatcattatcaccttccccagGATCAATAAAACCATCGAGGCAATCAACGAGGTTCTTCAGGACTTCAAATACGATTCTGAGGAGATTGAATCCTGCGGAATGACCAATGGTGGAGAGCAATGAAGATGGGTCCGAGCCAATGGGCAGTGCATGACGCCGCACCTTTAGAGTCACCTCCTCCTGCCTGCAATGTCCAGGGCGGCTTCCTACCCCACCTGAGGCTGGAGTTTCTGCCATATTGTACCACTTCACTACTTGGCAAGAGGTTTGTGCTGTCACGTATTGGGCTCATTTTCGGAGACTTACACGGAATATGCGGGAGACTTATTTTCAGAAAGAAAGGTGCCTGGAATCATGACCTTTTTCTGTtgagaactcattgccacagttaGATGGGACCTTGTCCTTCATTGTATTCACTGAGCTCGTGGTGTCTGATAATCTGCGTGTAACTTTCACCCTAACATTAACATCTTTCTGTGGATTAAACGCTCCTCCCATATCACAGCCGTGTGATCCTGTGCCTGTAACACAAGTACCTATCTGCCTG includes:
- the rex1bd gene encoding required for excision 1-B domain-containing protein, giving the protein MNASGLNVLVRSLYALQEERVEAYRLFDLGHQAYLRSAPNYDFIRYRQLVHEITQAFNRISKEVIQLGDRFHEELDRPDLSKHIERMQEREQEKLVLTAQLQLAKQNALDYPGNETHQDEARELKHRINKTIEAINEVLQDFKYDSEEIESCGMTNGGEQ